In Plasmodium vivax chromosome 10, whole genome shotgun sequence, the sequence TTTTTCCAGTCCCCTTTGCTAGCCGATATGCTAGCCGTTTTGCTAACCACTCTGCCTCTTAGCTGCAACGGCGAGGGGAGTgggttcctccccctttcaCACGGATGTGTTGCCCCCCTCTGGGTAACAAAAATGGATAGCCAAGGTGCGCACAGAGGTGTGGCCAGGTGGCGGAGGGGTCCCTTTATTGGCATCTCTTTATGGGCATCTCTTTATGGGCATCCCTTTATGGGCATCCCTTTATGGGcatccctttttcttcctttttttcgcctaaCTGATGGCATGATCCGTCCGTCTACGGTTACACGTTGAGCTTCCCCCGGTTCGCCTCTCTTACCGCCTACTGCCGCTtcggaggggggggcagctTCGCCTTCTTCGGCCACACCTTCTTCGGGACGACCGCCGCCTGTTCGCTCGCGGCAGGTTTGGGCTCCCCCGTTGGGGGGGTCTCTTTCGGTTGGGCAGCCTCCCCAGTTGGGCAAGTCTCTTTCGGTTGGGCAGCCTCCCCAGTTGGGCAAGTCTCTTTCGGTTGGGCAGCCTCCCCAGTTGGGCAAGTCTCTTTCTGCTGTGCCTCCACCGGCTGGACTGCCTCTATCTGCTGgagtgcctccccccccaggaaGGTCGCGTAGATGGAGGTGAGCACCGAGCGGTCGGGGCGCAGCGTGGAGAGGATCCGATGGATGAGGGCCGTGATGAGGGACCAGCCCTGAGAGACGATGTTCCTCTGGCGATGGCTAAAGGCAGACAGCTTCAAGTCTGCGTTTGCCAGCATGCACATGCGTCTCTCACACACGTTCCTCCAAGAGGCCTTCAACATCTCAAAGGGGTTATACCCATTAGCATTTTTCACTTCGTAAAGGTACAGTGGGCAGTGCATGGTGAGGAGCTTCAGAATGGTGATGGCCTTCTTAATCCTATGCAATAATTTAAAGGGAAGAATTAAGAGGTCTGTTGGAAGCTCCTCGATGAGGGGGATATGTGCAGTGAGGTGGTGACTCATTTCGCTGGAGAAGGCGTTCGAAGGGGCTCCCCCCTTTATGTATGACCCCGCCCCAACAGGGGCAGCTGCTAAGTGATCATCATAAGCCTTATGATTATACGAAATGGTATGTGTCCGTAGGAGCCCTTGCACGAGGCAATGCAGCACAGTTGCATTgtcttcgttttttataaaaacttcCGCTCCATGTGCCACCAAGGTCTTTATCACTTGGAGGTGCAAACCGTATGCAGCCAACATGAGGGGAGTCTCTCCATGGGACGTCATCACATCTACATCGGTGTGGTAGTTTAGTATCGTCTTAACTATTTCGTCGTGCCCACTTAGGGAGGCCATATGCAGAGCTGTGCTTCCTTCGCTGTTTAGGAGTTTCACTGGCAGTCCACACATGATGAGCTGCTTAGCTAGTTGCCTCTTCCCTCTTGTGCATGCATAGTGGAGCGCATTATTAAAACCTAGGAGTCTATGCGAAATGGATTTTGTGAGGATCTTCTGGACGTAGTAGTGCTTCACCTTATTGTTAAGGACATCATCTGACTTCCCCGAGTCGAAGCTGCTGCACATGGGGGAGGTGCTTCCATCTgagttgcttcttcccctcgcGTGGTTCAAAgggttcgtttttttcttccccttctggaGGTCTTCACTGTTTGAGGAGTCCACGTGTTCATCACTTATGAAGGGGTCTCCCCCTCTGCGTTGCGCGGTTATGTGGTAATCGCTGCTGCCCCCCGTGCCGTCGCTTTCATCTGCCCCCGTTTTGGCCTCCTCATGAGTGGACTTCCCCCTCTCGTTCGTCGTGCCGACGTGGctggggggaggagcggaCATCAGCGCGTGCGTACTGCGCATTCCATGTGCCGCATTCGCACTGTGAATTACATATGCCGTGTGCGCCACGTCCCTGCGGCGCCTTCGCGCAGCGGCGAGGTTGACCCGCTCGTTGAAGCGCAGCTTGTCCCGGTACTTCCTCCTCTTGCACATCTGCTTCGCATCTAAATGCTTCAGAAGAATGGTGAGGATGATTTTCTGGTTGGTGTCTATTTGGCGGCTAGCCGGTCCGTAGGTGAACTCCTCATCCTGGAGGAGGtccccaaaggggaagggtCTCTCCGTTTCGTTTTTCCGCTCATAAGAATGGCTATCTCCCCGCTGTGCGGGCATTATGGAGgtgcctcctcctcttcccccttttggagagTCCCCCCCGTGCAGTAGCGCCGCGTAGTGGGCCTCAAACTCGTCGAGCTGCAACTTCTGGGACTCTATTTCTTGCAACAAGATGGGGATGTACTTGGAGTAGTGGCTAGTCTCTTCAGATGGAAGGAAGGAGCTGGCCATGTGCAGGAGAGCATTCATATGTAACTCGTTCTTAGTAAACGGAGAGTAATTCTTCTTCAGGAGGACCTTCACCAGTTTTACATTTCCAAAGGAGGCAGCGATGGAGAGTGCATTCTGCCCGTTCCCAACGTACTGCATATTTTTGAAGAGCTTAAACATTCGCGAAATGTAGGTATCCTTTCTGTAGTCAATATCAAAGCACTGACATGCCATGTAGATCGGGTAGAACGGATCCTCCTTcatcacttttttaattttcctgtgcgactcgttttttttctgcgtcACCTGGTGGTAGAACCTACTGAACTCCTCCTTCCTGTTAATGTGAAACTCCATCTCGTGGTAGGGGCTATACAAATTGAAGCAGATGGCATAGGTCCTCATCTGTTGCGTTAGCATAATGGTGAGGGTCGAGTTATACCCTGTGGTCACCACTGCATTCCAGATagatgcaaaaatgggttcaATAACAGATTCTGCATCTACCCCCCCCGTCTTCATATACAGCTTGCAATGATTCGAGTAGCTGAAGGTGTAGTGAGCCAGATGTGCATACAGGTGGACCTTCTCCAGGGAGCACACCGGGAGGACATTCTCCGCTGCTATCACTGCCTTGCGTAGGAAGACTAACGAGTTATGCAGCTCTCTATTAGGGTCTTGTCTCATCAGACCGGCTAGCAACGTATGCACGTTGAACATGATGTGGTGGTTGGGGTGCAGCAGGTACTGCACTTCTGTGTGTATTTGCAGGAGCTTCTTCTTGGCCTGGATGATGTCCCCCTGCATGTACTGCCGCTCCGCGGCTTCGTACTGGGCGCGGATGCTCCTCTCCAGGCGCACGCACCGCTTGTTACCCTGGAGGGACAGCTTCCCGCAGTTTGAGCACAGCCACCGCTCCGCGTGGTCGGCGGCGTGGTTGGCGGAGTGGTTAGCGGCGTGGTTGGTGGCGTCTTTGGCGGCGTCGTTGGAGGCGTCTCTTCCGTCGTGCAGCTCCCTCCTGCTGAGCGAGTCGCCCGTACGACTCTCCTTGTTGAGCGCCTCGAGCAGCGCCTCCGTCTTCATCGGGCAGATGTAGCCCACGATGCACCGGGGGCACTTCACGCTCCTGAGGTGCAAGTTATTTTCCGTCGCGTCGGTGCACCTAATGCACCCACAGCTGAAGACGCGAGCCATTCCCCGGAAGCTCTTTCTAACATTGAGGGGGGTATACTGGTCGGGGAGAACACTTATGCAGAGCTTGCCCCCTTGCGGGATGTTGCACAGCGCTCGGACGGTTAGAACCCCCTCCTCGTCGTAGTAAAATGAGCACGTGGGAACACAGCTGTGGTGCAGTTTGGCTACTTCCGGGGAGAAAGCCAACCCGAAGGTCGTTTCCGGGTTGGCTTGCTTAACAATGGAAGAGGGAGAGTAGTACCTAACGGAGAGGGAGTACTGCCACACGATCAGCATGAATTCTACAAGTTCCCTCTGCTTTAgatgtaaataaaaagacgGGGGAAACTCCAAAATGATTCTGTTCGCTAGCGTGTTAAGCGAGTTGAATAGCTCCACTTGGGTGACCCTCACAAGATCATAAAAGGATTCGtttaagaaaatttcctttatgatgtgcttctccttttccttgtACTCCTTATCTATTTTTACTTTGATGAGGACACGAAATATGTGCAGAACAACATGCAGCATTAGGTTAGCTTCCTTCGCTGCAGCGGTGATGGTAGGCATGATGGGACACTCCTCTCGGTGCACCTTCATGTTCTGCGCTAAGCACTTCCAACTGCAAAagatgtgtgtgcatgtatgGGGGTTCACTGGACAGCtgtagcatttttttgataGGCTCCTTTCCCTCAGGCAGTGGTAGCAGGTTGGGTAGACGTATCGGTTGCAGAAGATGTGCTGCGTTAGTATTAGCGGCTTGACTTGCAGGACCACTTCGCCCGGCTCCATGTCCCGCTTGGCCAGCGCCACGCGCGCCTTCGCCGGGCGCCGATCAGTTTGCTGGGCGGTTCGCCGATCACTCTGCGGGGCAGTTCGCCGATCACTCTGCGGGGCAGTTCGCGGATCACTCTGCGGGGCAGTTCGCGGGTCACTCTGCGGATCAGTTTGCGGATCAGTTTGCGGATCACTTTGTGAGTGGCTTTCCCCATGGCCGCTTTCACCGTCGCTCTCGTCGCTTCCTCCAACGCTGTCCTCATCACCGCTATCATCGCTTCCACCGACCATCCCACCCCCTATCTCACCGCCCATCTCACCGCTTTCACCGCCAACCTCGGCGCGCCTCTCCGGGTAGCAGATGCGCTCCTTGTACTTGGCGGGGATCCTCGCCTCCCGGCTCACCTGGCGCTCCTCACACAGCCTCAGCAAGCTAGCCAGCTTCTCATTCGAATGGTCCAGATACAGGGCGGCATACAGCAGGTTCAGGGCAGACTTGTAGTCCCCTATCTTTAAGTAAAACCTGCTGAACGATTCATACGCAGGGATACTCTTGGGGTTTCTCTCCAGGAAGCTGGTTACCAAAGCGGAGATCACTTCCGTATCGTTTCGCTCGTGCAACTTTGGCAACTCCTTTACGATTTCGTTTAGCTCTTCGGTGTCCTTCTGCGTGGGGTGGCTGCTCTCCTGGGGCCGCCCGTCCCTCCGGCGCCGCAGCGCGCGCCTCTCCACGTCTCGCAGGAGGGACACGTGCAGCATGGCGCAGCAGCTTCGGGTGGTGCTTCGGGTGGTGCTTCGGATGGTGCTTCGGATGGTGCTTCGGACGATGCTTCGGACGATGCTTCCGACGAAGGTGCTTCCCCGGAGACCCACCTTCGAGTGCTCGCTGCTCACTCAACGCGGCAGCCCACCACGCTGACGATGGATTCGCcgcaaacgaaaaaaacaaaaggggtttccccccccacacacacaacTTCTCAAAGACACGTGTCTACTTACACCCTCGTGTGTGTTCAGATAGGGGAAGTGCCTCAGCAGGATCGACGGGACATGTCACCATGAGGTATTCCCCGCAGGAACGAAaggtagggaaaaaaaaaaatttaaatgcaATCTGGCTTCCCTGGGGTGAGTACACCAGCGGGGAGGACGCACGTGAAGCGGCACTTTTCTGTTTGTAGGAGGGGAGCGACTGTGCCTTCCTGCCTGCGCCCTGTCGTATCACCACACATCAGTATGCAAACCTACGTGCGGACTTATGCTCACATGTGCGGCAAtgtaaaaaggggtgaaaaaaaaaaaaaaaaaaaaaaacagaacagAGTTGAAGCCTTTCCAGGGAAACCACCTTTTCGCTCGCGTGGAATTACCCACTCTGCATTGtgttaagtttttttttttcttttttttgtcactttttttgcatgaatCGCGGAAGGGGAACTCTTCCTGGGATGCCAGCGAGATGGAGATGCTCGCAGGAGACTTTATGAATgagattcttttttttttttttttattctggGAGATCAAACGGCAGTCTTGTGTCGACGGGGGGGAGAGCGTGCGAAATGGGCGGGGTGAACCGATGGGCCAATGGGAAAAGTGCCAAATGGGACGATGACCAGGTTGGCAAAGAAGCTGATGCGCAGGGGAAGGGCGAGGTGAAGCACACACACACTCGGGCCAACCCCACTTCGCGTGTCCAGAAAGGGTTACGATGCCTCACCGGGCgcgaggaaaaggagaacgAAACGTGTACCTTATGCTTAACCGACTTGAGTCCCCCCGGTTCGCTTTAACCACCCGGCGAAAATTAACTCCCCTtagtgcttttttttttttttttttttttttcccctttttggatCCCCCCCCAGAAGAGAAAGTTGGCAACCCGTCAATTTTACCTGCACATGTTCAGAAGAGAGAAGCAGACGAACAGGGAGAGCGGCAATTTGGAGAGCGGCAATTTGGAGCGCGGCAAATTGGAACGCGTCAAATTGGGAACGCGGCGAGGACGAGCGCGACCAACAGAAAAAAGCTGCACACCCGCTTGCCCATCGCATCACTTCGCCTTGGAGGCTGAAGCAAACATACGAGAGGCACTCCGAAGAGTTTCtcgcaaattttttttcgcgagCATGTGACTTTGCGTTTGCATCCCCACTTTGGATGTTCCCCCCTCAGGTGAGCAGAGTGACCCCCCGCAAGCgcatgcaaaagggggagagaatCACGTTGCATGTAACGTGTATGGTTGTACCTTCACCTGTAAAGCGCATGTGTGGAGGGGTGTGTTTGTGCCTGCCAGTCTCCCTACCACTGCGTGCGTACATACGTCTCTCTCACCGCTGCCCCTCTCAGCAGAAGCGCTCAGCTGAAACGCTCAGCAGGAGAAGACCCCACTTGGGCCCCCCGCTCGCGACAGCTTACCCCTTTCGCAGTGGCACCGCCTTGCCGCATGCATGTGCAGTGCGCGCCCAACACTGACCCTTTTGTTTTGGCGGCGCCCCACAGCTGTGTGGGTGAGcaccgggggggaaaaaaaaaaacgaaaggaaagagagaaaagagaagcgaagcgaacaTTGCAAAGCTCATCATAGCGAAGCCCATCATAGCGAAGGAGACAAAACCGAAGTGACCACCAAACGGTGAaaccacaaaaaaaggagactcCCCCTTAAGACACACCATTCGGACGACTGCCCCCTTTTGAACCCCTCCCCCACTCGTCCCAGGGGAGACCCACCACGCACGAAAGCTTGTTCACCCCTCCAGAACATGCTCATCTGTCTGGACGAGCTGGACTTTTACGACGTGCTCGGCGTTTCAGATTGGCTCCATTCGCTTGACCTTCCAGACTCACTCGTTTTTATTAGCGCGTCAGATTGGCGCAACTTGCTTGGATCGCTGCCCCTGTTGAAGCGGCTGCTCCCCCTGTTGACCGTGTCCTAACGTGTCCCTCGACCTGCAAAGCGCAGCGTAAGTTGGGCCCAAGCGGGAAGGAGTGCCTTTGCGTGCCGCCCCACCAGATCCCCCTCATTGTTGCCCCCTTCGCAGGCCGCGTGGTTACGTAGAGGTACCCCCGCGTAGAGGCACCTCCAGCTTCGCTTCTGGCGCCGCTTCCGCCGCTtctttcaccgcttcccccccaacgATGAGGCCCGCGAGGGGACCCGGTCGGGTGGCGGCGGTGCTGCTAAGCTGGGTGCTGCTCACCTGGCTGCAAGTGGCCATGTCGAAGCGCCACGTGGACCTGTCCAGCTCGGCCAAGAGCGTCTTCCTGTTGAACGTAGCCCCAGGAGACACGGTGGTGTACACGTGTCCCTACACCTTCAACAGAGAAATGCAAAACATGTGTGCCCGCGAAAAGGAATATTTCGATAAGAAGCTCTTCTGTTTCGAGCACGTCATTATAAATAGGAATGTATTTCTCTTGAGGGACTACGTGAGGGGAGCATACAGCATGGTAAGTAAGTACGTAAATAATGTTTACACTGCACAGTTTACAGTACCCCCAGTGGTCCTTATGAACCGACACTTCGAATGTTACTGCTATATGGATGATGGGAATAGGGTGGTGAAGAAGACACTGAAGGTGCATATCTCCAAGGGGGTAGTTAGGAAGACCCCTGGATGTGACTTCAACGATGATTATAGGGAAACGACTGCCATCACAACCTTCAGCAATATGAATCGGAACAACGTTAAGGTGTGCGATAGCTACCCGAAGGGGGGAGACACCATCGCTCTGCTGTGCCCTGTCAACTACACCATCCAACCGGAGGGGTGCTTCGATCaggtgtacataaaaaaaggggacattcaaaatgataaaaataaattggaaGAACGATTCAACGTTAGTCGTAAATGGGAGGCAGACAAATA encodes:
- a CDS encoding hypothetical protein, conserved (encoded by transcript PVX_097965A), with translation MLHVSLLRDVERRALRRRRDGRPQESSHPTQKDTEELNEIVKELPKLHERNDTEVISALVTSFLERNPKSIPAYESFSRFYLKIGDYKSALNLLYAALYLDHSNEKLASLLRLCEERQVSREARIPAKYKERICYPERRAEVGGESGEMGGEIGGGMVGGSDDSGDEDSVGGSDESDGESGHGESHSQSDPQTDPQTDPQSDPRTAPQSDPRTAPQSDRRTAPQSDRRTAQQTDRRPAKARVALAKRDMEPGEVVLQVKPLILTQHIFCNRYVYPTCYHCLRERSLSKKCYSCPVNPHTCTHIFCSWKCLAQNMKVHREECPIMPTITAAAKEANLMLHVVLHIFRVLIKVKIDKEYKEKEKHIIKEIFLNESFYDLVRVTQVELFNSLNTLANRIILEFPPSFYLHLKQRELVEFMLIVWQYSLSVRYYSPSSIVKQANPETTFGLAFSPEVAKLHHSCVPTCSFYYDEEGVLTVRALCNIPQGGKLCISVLPDQYTPLNVRKSFRGMARVFSCGCIRCTDATENNLHLRSVKCPRCIVGYICPMKTEALLEALNKESRTGDSLSRRELHDGRDASNDAAKDATNHAANHSANHAADHAERWLCSNCGKLSLQGNKRCVRLERSIRAQYEAAERQYMQGDIIQAKKKLLQIHTEVQYLLHPNHHIMFNVHTLLAGLMRQDPNRELHNSLVFLRKAVIAAENVLPVCSLEKVHLYAHLAHYTFSYSNHCKLYMKTGGVDAESVIEPIFASIWNAVVTTGYNSTLTIMLTQQMRTYAICFNLYSPYHEMEFHINRKEEFSRFYHQVTQKKNESHRKIKKVMKEDPFYPIYMACQCFDIDYRKDTYISRMFKLFKNMQYVGNGQNALSIAASFGNVKLVKVLLKKNYSPFTKNELHMNALLHMASSFLPSEETSHYSKYIPILLQEIESQKLQLDEFEAHYAALLHGGDSPKGGRGGGTSIMPAQRGDSHSYERKNETERPFPFGDLLQDEEFTYGPASRQIDTNQKIILTILLKHLDAKQMCKRRKYRDKLRFNERVNLAAARRRRRDVAHTAYVIHSANAAHGMRSTHALMSAPPPSHVGTTNERGKSTHEEAKTGADESDGTGGSSDYHITAQRRGGDPFISDEHVDSSNSEDLQKGKKKTNPLNHARGRSNSDGSTSPMCSSFDSGKSDDVLNNKVKHYYVQKILTKSISHRLLGFNNALHYACTRGKRQLAKQLIMCGLPVKLLNSEGSTALHMASLSGHDEIVKTILNYHTDVDVMTSHGETPLMLAAYGLHLQVIKTLVAHGAEVFIKNEDNATVLHCLVQGLLRTHTISYNHKAYDDHLAAAPVGAGSYIKGGAPSNAFSSEMSHHLTAHIPLIEELPTDLLILPFKLLHRIKKAITILKLLTMHCPLYLYEVKNANGYNPFEMLKASWRNVCERRMCMLANADLKLSAFSHRQRNIVSQGWSLITALIHRILSTLRPDRSVLTSIYATFLGGEALQQIEAVQPVEAQQKETCPTGEAAQPKETCPTGEAAQPKETCPTGEAAQPKETPPTGEPKPAASEQAAVVPKKVWPKKAKLPPPPKRQ
- a CDS encoding Pfs38, putative (encoded by transcript PVX_097960A); translation: MRPARGPGRVAAVLLSWVLLTWLQVAMSKRHVDLSSSAKSVFLLNVAPGDTVVYTCPYTFNREMQNMCAREKEYFDKKLFCFEHVIINRNVFLLRDYVRGAYSMVSKYVNNVYTAQFTVPPVVLMNRHFECYCYMDDGNRVVKKTLKVHISKGVVRKTPGCDFNDDYRETTAITTFSNMNRNNVKVCDSYPKGGDTIALLCPVNYTIQPEGCFDQVYIKKGDIQNDKNKLEERFNVSRKWEADKYKVVNIETLFGQKLNSLGDEMSRFAKVPVTNEEISFTCTCQANDGSDTLMMNVYMNESYDKFVKSNHDRGEHSKHNFSSTTVTEREERSGGSASFFGRAVLCVLALLLLGA